The proteins below are encoded in one region of Casimicrobium huifangae:
- a CDS encoding diguanylate cyclase, whose amino-acid sequence MSSVDPGETGVTDIPANSHAGIAAAVERARALRNSDPTQGIRIADGALAAAQRLASIHPDDLPAQRLLADALAALGHCERMSSSLADAAQHSSAAVSVYEAIGEQRGEAMARTQWGIALVQMGDLTGGLAQLERSRDISVALGDRRSESDALIDIGVVHNMLGDDASAIAFYQQALPIYEQANDTYHVATCLNNMAYAHVCWGRRELDGGRGDSASPHFSQASSLAARALPLARECDHVDFVATCLNTLSLARRHSGDLDGCMAALREQLAISEQIVGHRMRAVCRATIADALLQRNNDGDASEALHLLTEADEICAAHQLRESHPPIVESLALALERSGDMAAALAAHRRFHSLQMQINSETAEREARALESRLRLVRTEADLDSARLREQELATLNAQLNAKQAELERLAHIDPLTGLANRRAWLQELASEWAAGQQGLYLLLLDIDHFKSINDSWGHAVGDAVLQRVARCVVGSIGEPRATGRFGGEEFVAWCRVDSRETMAALAARTLQAIRQSNWDEIGAGLRVTASLGWTAATRHASVDAALSEADRRMYDAKHAGRDQAMG is encoded by the coding sequence ATGAGCAGCGTCGATCCAGGCGAAACCGGTGTGACGGACATTCCGGCGAATTCCCATGCGGGAATTGCCGCTGCCGTGGAGCGCGCCCGCGCACTGCGCAACAGTGACCCGACGCAAGGCATACGCATCGCAGACGGTGCGCTGGCCGCCGCGCAACGGCTGGCATCAATCCACCCTGATGATTTGCCCGCGCAGCGCCTGCTCGCCGATGCATTGGCGGCGCTTGGCCACTGCGAGCGGATGAGCTCATCGCTGGCCGATGCGGCACAGCACAGTTCGGCCGCGGTCAGCGTCTACGAAGCGATCGGGGAGCAGCGTGGCGAAGCAATGGCCCGCACGCAGTGGGGCATCGCACTGGTGCAGATGGGTGATCTCACTGGCGGTCTCGCCCAGCTCGAGCGTTCGCGCGACATCAGTGTTGCCCTCGGTGACCGGCGCAGCGAAAGCGACGCCCTGATTGACATCGGGGTGGTGCACAACATGCTCGGCGACGACGCCAGCGCGATCGCGTTCTACCAGCAGGCACTCCCGATCTACGAGCAGGCGAACGACACCTATCACGTCGCCACCTGTCTCAACAACATGGCTTATGCCCACGTCTGCTGGGGCCGCCGCGAGCTTGATGGCGGCCGGGGGGACTCGGCCAGCCCGCACTTTTCGCAAGCGTCCTCGCTGGCCGCACGTGCACTGCCGCTGGCGCGCGAGTGCGACCACGTCGATTTCGTCGCGACCTGCCTCAACACCTTGTCGCTGGCGCGACGCCACTCGGGCGATCTCGATGGCTGCATGGCGGCGCTGCGCGAGCAGCTTGCCATTTCCGAGCAGATCGTCGGCCACCGGATGCGTGCAGTATGTCGCGCGACCATTGCCGACGCCCTGCTGCAAAGGAACAATGACGGTGACGCGAGCGAAGCGCTGCACTTGCTGACCGAGGCGGACGAAATCTGCGCGGCGCATCAGTTGCGGGAGTCGCACCCTCCGATTGTGGAATCGCTCGCGCTGGCACTCGAGCGTTCCGGTGATATGGCCGCTGCACTGGCGGCGCACCGCCGCTTTCATTCACTGCAAATGCAGATCAACAGCGAGACGGCGGAGCGGGAGGCGCGCGCGCTCGAATCGCGGTTGCGCCTGGTGCGTACCGAAGCTGATCTCGACAGCGCGCGACTGCGCGAGCAGGAGCTTGCCACGCTGAACGCGCAGCTCAATGCCAAGCAGGCGGAGCTGGAGCGGCTCGCCCACATCGACCCGCTGACCGGCCTCGCCAACCGTCGCGCCTGGCTGCAGGAGCTTGCGTCGGAGTGGGCAGCTGGTCAGCAGGGGCTCTACCTGCTGCTGCTCGACATTGACCACTTCAAGTCAATCAACGACTCGTGGGGACATGCGGTCGGCGATGCCGTCCTGCAACGCGTAGCGCGCTGCGTGGTGGGCAGCATCGGGGAGCCCCGCGCGACGGGACGTTTTGGTGGCGAGGAATTTGTCGCCTGGTGCCGCGTGGATAGCCGCGAGACGATGGCAGCGCTGGCGGCGCGGACCCTGCAGGCGATCCGTCAGTCAAACTGGGATGAGATTGGGGCCGGCCTGCGTGTCACGGCGAGCCTGGGCTGGACTGCGGCAACCCGGCACGCCAGTGTCGACGCCGCCCTGTCCGAGGCCGATCGCCGCATGTATGACGCCAAGCACGCCGGGCGTGATCAGGCGATGGGCTAG
- the hutU gene encoding urocanate hydratase → MTHPNHPPVHALPRTVRAPRGASLTCKNWLIEAAYRMVQNNLDPEVAENPDALVVYGGIGKAARNWDCFEAILKSLRELNEDESLLIQSGKPVGVFKTHPDAPRVLLANSNLVPKWATWEHFNELDQKGLMMYGQMTAGSWIYIGSQGIVQGTYETFVEAGRQHFGGSLAGKWILTAGLGGMGGAQPLAATFAGACSLNIECQQSRIEFRIKTRYLDEQATDLDDALARIAKYTAEKRAVSIGLLGNAAEILPELVRRAKAGGIKPDIVTDQTSAHDLVNGYLPMGWTLQQWQDARIDSGQHAALRDAAAASCAVHVQAMLDFAAMGIPTVDYGNNIRQVAYDRGVKNAFDFPGFVPAYIRPLFCRGKGPFRWVALSGDPEDIAKTDAKMKELFPEDKHLHRWLDMAAERIAFQGLPARICWIGLGERQRAGLAFNEMVRRGELKAPIVIGRDHLDSGSVASPNRETEAMMDGSDAVSDWPLLNALLNTAGGATWVSLHHGGGVGMGYSQHSGVVIVCDGTDAAAKRVERVLWNDPATGVMRHADAGYEIAKQCAREWELKLPMLSA, encoded by the coding sequence ATGACGCACCCCAACCATCCCCCGGTTCACGCCCTGCCGCGCACTGTCCGCGCGCCGCGTGGCGCCAGCCTCACCTGCAAGAACTGGCTGATCGAAGCGGCGTACCGTATGGTGCAGAATAACCTCGATCCCGAGGTTGCCGAGAATCCGGACGCGCTGGTCGTCTACGGTGGCATCGGCAAGGCCGCACGCAACTGGGATTGCTTCGAGGCGATCCTGAAATCGCTGCGCGAGCTGAACGAGGATGAGTCGCTGCTGATCCAGTCGGGCAAACCAGTAGGTGTATTCAAGACGCACCCCGATGCGCCGCGCGTGCTGCTGGCCAATTCCAATCTCGTGCCGAAATGGGCTACTTGGGAGCACTTCAACGAGCTCGACCAGAAAGGCCTCATGATGTACGGCCAGATGACGGCGGGCTCGTGGATCTACATCGGCAGCCAGGGCATCGTGCAGGGCACTTATGAGACATTCGTCGAGGCCGGGCGCCAGCACTTCGGTGGCAGCCTGGCCGGCAAGTGGATTCTCACCGCCGGCCTGGGCGGCATGGGGGGTGCGCAACCGCTCGCGGCGACGTTTGCGGGTGCCTGCTCGCTCAACATCGAATGCCAGCAGTCGCGCATTGAGTTTCGCATCAAGACGCGCTACCTCGACGAGCAGGCGACTGATCTCGACGACGCGCTCGCCCGCATCGCAAAGTACACCGCCGAAAAGCGCGCGGTATCGATTGGTCTGCTCGGCAACGCTGCGGAAATCCTGCCCGAGCTGGTGCGCCGCGCCAAAGCCGGCGGCATCAAACCGGATATCGTGACCGACCAGACCTCGGCACACGATCTGGTTAACGGCTATCTGCCGATGGGCTGGACGCTGCAGCAGTGGCAGGACGCCCGCATCGACAGCGGCCAGCATGCCGCCCTGCGCGACGCCGCCGCGGCGTCCTGCGCGGTGCATGTGCAGGCGATGCTGGATTTCGCCGCGATGGGCATCCCCACCGTCGACTACGGCAACAACATCCGCCAGGTCGCCTACGACCGTGGCGTCAAGAATGCATTCGACTTCCCGGGCTTTGTACCAGCCTACATCCGGCCGTTGTTCTGTCGCGGCAAAGGGCCGTTCCGCTGGGTCGCGCTGTCGGGTGATCCGGAGGACATTGCGAAGACCGATGCCAAGATGAAGGAGCTGTTCCCGGAGGACAAGCACCTGCATCGCTGGCTCGACATGGCTGCCGAGCGTATCGCCTTCCAGGGGCTGCCGGCACGCATCTGCTGGATTGGCCTCGGTGAGCGGCAACGGGCGGGGCTTGCGTTCAACGAGATGGTCAGGCGCGGCGAACTGAAAGCACCGATCGTAATTGGCCGTGACCATCTCGATTCCGGTTCGGTCGCTTCGCCCAACCGCGAGACGGAAGCGATGATGGATGGCTCCGATGCGGTGTCGGACTGGCCGCTGCTCAACGCGCTGCTCAACACCGCCGGTGGTGCCACCTGGGTGTCGCTGCACCACGGCGGTGGCGTCGGCATGGGCTACTCGCAGCACTCGGGCGTAGTGATCGTCTGCGACGGAACTGATGCCGCTGCGAAGCGCGTCGAGCGAGTGCTGTGGAATGATCCGGCGACCGGCGTCATGCGTCACGCCGATGCGGGTTACGAGATCGCGAAGCAGTGTGCCCGCGAGTGGGAACTGAAGCTGCCGATGTTGTCCGCCTGA
- the hutH gene encoding histidine ammonia-lyase: MKKTFQLNVGALALDDLQTLHAGGVTLTLPMSAREAIRQSHAVVAAAAAGDAPVYGVNTGFGKLANQRIGAADLDTLQLNLIRSHSVGVGEPLAPAVVRLMLALKAASLARGYSGVREVVVDTLLAVYNAGLIPCVPSQGSVGASGDLAPLSHMTLALLGEGEMLEDGRKVPAAEALAKAGIAPLRLAAKEGLALINGTQTSTALALHALLSFEPVLESALVIGALTVDAARGSDGPFDPRIHAVRGQPGQIDVARYYRALLAGSEIRHSHEENDDRVQDPYCLRCQPQVVGACLDQLRHAALVLLREANAVTDNPLVFGDTQQMISGGNFHAEPVALACDAMAVAIAEVGAIAERRIAMLIDTGVSRLPPFLTSDAGLNSGFMIAHVTAASLASENKSMAHPASVDSLPTSANQEDHVSMATFAARRLQPMIANTAHILGIELLAAAQGIEFLRPLKSSMALEEAHGLLRAQCKSIERDRYLAPEIERATLLVRNGALSKVFRALTAVETGAALPALWIAV, translated from the coding sequence GTGAAAAAAACTTTCCAATTGAACGTCGGCGCCCTGGCGCTAGACGATTTGCAGACGCTGCATGCTGGCGGTGTCACTCTTACCCTGCCGATGTCGGCTCGCGAAGCGATTCGCCAGAGTCACGCGGTTGTCGCCGCAGCGGCTGCGGGTGACGCGCCGGTCTACGGCGTCAATACCGGCTTTGGCAAACTGGCCAACCAGCGCATTGGCGCCGCCGATCTCGATACGTTGCAGCTGAACCTGATTCGCTCGCATTCGGTGGGCGTTGGTGAGCCGTTGGCGCCTGCGGTTGTACGCCTGATGCTCGCGCTGAAGGCCGCAAGCCTGGCGCGCGGCTACTCTGGCGTTCGCGAAGTGGTGGTCGATACGCTGCTGGCGGTCTACAACGCCGGGCTGATTCCGTGCGTGCCGAGTCAGGGCTCGGTCGGCGCGTCTGGCGATCTGGCGCCGCTGTCACACATGACGCTCGCGCTGCTCGGCGAGGGCGAAATGCTCGAAGATGGTCGCAAGGTACCGGCGGCCGAAGCGTTGGCAAAGGCCGGAATCGCGCCACTGCGCCTGGCTGCCAAGGAGGGGCTGGCGCTGATCAACGGCACCCAGACCTCAACCGCTCTGGCGCTGCATGCGCTCCTGAGTTTCGAGCCAGTACTTGAGTCCGCGCTCGTCATTGGTGCGCTCACGGTCGATGCCGCCCGCGGCAGCGACGGGCCGTTCGATCCGCGCATTCATGCGGTGCGCGGGCAACCGGGGCAGATCGACGTCGCGCGTTACTACCGCGCCCTTCTGGCCGGCAGTGAAATCCGCCATTCGCACGAAGAAAACGATGATCGCGTGCAGGACCCGTACTGCCTGCGCTGCCAGCCGCAAGTGGTGGGAGCGTGCCTCGACCAGTTGCGCCACGCGGCGCTGGTGTTGCTGCGCGAGGCCAACGCGGTGACCGACAATCCGCTGGTGTTCGGCGATACGCAGCAGATGATCTCCGGCGGCAACTTCCACGCCGAGCCGGTGGCCCTTGCCTGCGACGCGATGGCCGTAGCCATCGCCGAAGTCGGCGCCATCGCCGAGCGCCGCATCGCAATGCTGATTGATACCGGCGTGTCGCGGCTGCCGCCATTTCTGACGTCCGACGCCGGACTCAATTCCGGATTCATGATCGCGCACGTCACTGCAGCGTCGCTGGCCAGCGAAAACAAATCGATGGCCCACCCAGCCAGCGTGGACAGTCTGCCAACGTCGGCCAATCAGGAAGATCACGTCTCGATGGCCACCTTTGCCGCGCGCCGCCTGCAGCCGATGATCGCCAACACGGCGCACATTCTCGGCATTGAACTGCTCGCTGCTGCACAGGGTATTGAGTTTCTGCGGCCGCTCAAATCGTCAATGGCATTGGAAGAGGCACACGGCTTGCTACGTGCCCAGTGCAAGTCCATCGAACGGGACCGCTATCTGGCGCCGGAGATCGAACGTGCGACACTGCTGGTACGCAATGGGGCGCTGTCAAAAGTCTTCCGTGCGCTGACTGCTGTCGAAACCGGCGCCGCGTTACCAGCTCTCTGGATTGCCGTCTGA
- a CDS encoding ABC transporter ATP-binding protein, with product MNILSVRGVSRTFEATGRAPTVALQATDLDVAENDFITILGPSGCGKSTLLRIVAGLDKQSSGEVLLDGKRIDGPGADRGMVFQSYTLFPWLTVRDNVCFGLRERNLPRSQQLEVADTFLYKVGLRGFENHYPKQLSGGMQQRTALARALANNPRMLLMDEPFGALDHQTRELMQELLLGIWESEKKTVLFVTHDIDEAVFMGSRVMVMSARPGRIKLDRAVPIAHPRHYSVKTTPVFAELKAELTEQVRAEVIASQNATA from the coding sequence ATGAACATCCTCTCTGTCCGGGGCGTTTCCCGTACCTTTGAAGCTACTGGCCGCGCCCCCACAGTAGCGCTACAGGCGACCGATCTCGACGTTGCCGAGAACGATTTCATCACCATCCTCGGCCCCTCGGGTTGCGGCAAGAGCACACTGTTGCGCATCGTCGCCGGGCTCGACAAGCAGTCCTCTGGCGAGGTTCTGCTTGATGGCAAGCGCATCGACGGCCCGGGGGCTGACCGAGGCATGGTGTTCCAGAGCTACACCCTGTTCCCCTGGCTGACAGTGCGCGACAACGTCTGCTTCGGGCTGCGCGAGCGCAACCTGCCGCGCAGCCAGCAACTGGAAGTCGCCGATACCTTTTTGTACAAAGTCGGGCTGCGCGGCTTTGAGAACCACTACCCCAAGCAGCTCTCGGGCGGCATGCAGCAACGCACTGCCCTCGCCCGCGCCCTCGCCAACAACCCGCGCATGCTGCTGATGGATGAGCCGTTCGGCGCGCTCGACCATCAGACGCGCGAGCTGATGCAGGAGCTGCTGCTCGGCATCTGGGAGTCCGAGAAGAAGACCGTGCTGTTCGTCACTCACGACATTGACGAGGCAGTGTTCATGGGTAGTCGTGTCATGGTAATGAGCGCCCGGCCGGGCCGCATCAAGCTCGACCGCGCGGTGCCGATTGCGCATCCACGGCATTACTCGGTGAAGACGACCCCGGTATTCGCCGAATTGAAGGCCGAACTCACCGAACAGGTACGCGCCGAAGTGATAGCAAGCCAGAACGCCACCGCCTGA
- the hutC gene encoding histidine utilization repressor — MKSVPRKKSARTLPTDGVRTAGAAGIRAASALAPFEQVKHYLKSRLAAGEWTPGTLMPSEAELVQHFGVSRMTVNRALRELQLEGLVDRVQGVGTFAAQLHRVSSSLVIRDIHEEIVSRGHTHHATVHLAREEQAGAQAAQRLGVVAGTRIFHTLIVHYENGVALQCEDRYVNPECAPDYLSVDFTRVTPTHYLLDVAPLWEAHFSVQAGLPTAREAKLLGLKTSDPCLIVARRTSNRGIPITQARLVHPAGHYQIEGVFKP; from the coding sequence ATGAAATCAGTGCCACGGAAGAAATCAGCGCGAACCCTGCCCACGGACGGCGTACGCACAGCCGGCGCGGCGGGGATTCGCGCAGCCAGCGCGCTGGCCCCATTCGAGCAGGTGAAGCATTACCTGAAGTCGCGTCTTGCCGCGGGTGAATGGACGCCGGGCACGCTGATGCCGTCGGAAGCTGAGCTGGTGCAGCATTTCGGGGTCAGCCGCATGACCGTCAACCGTGCGCTGCGCGAACTGCAACTGGAAGGTCTGGTTGATCGCGTGCAGGGCGTGGGCACTTTTGCCGCTCAACTGCACCGGGTGTCGTCGTCGCTCGTCATTCGTGACATTCACGAAGAAATTGTCTCGCGCGGGCATACCCATCATGCCACCGTACACCTGGCGCGAGAGGAACAGGCAGGTGCGCAGGCGGCGCAACGGCTGGGCGTTGTGGCGGGCACGCGGATCTTTCATACGCTGATCGTGCACTATGAGAACGGCGTCGCGCTGCAGTGTGAAGACCGCTACGTCAACCCGGAATGCGCGCCGGACTATTTGTCGGTGGATTTCACCCGGGTGACGCCAACTCACTATTTGCTCGACGTTGCGCCGTTGTGGGAAGCGCACTTTTCCGTACAGGCCGGGCTGCCGACGGCACGCGAGGCCAAGCTGCTCGGGCTCAAGACGAGCGACCCCTGCCTCATCGTCGCCCGTCGCACCAGCAATCGTGGCATACCGATCACGCAGGCGCGGCTGGTGCATCCGGCGGGGCACTATCAGATCGAAGGCGTTTTCAAGCCATGA
- a CDS encoding EAL domain-containing protein, with product MDGWCLEGLTVNGDSTLLPMLRFPFVVGRDPSCDLAIASAETSRQHARIEQDIGGLLRLTDLNSGNGTFVNRAPIHGSVLIRDGDVLHFGVTEYRLRRMDERLLALAAPPEDMKTVIVGRSPALSEHFVVEERAFDQMLRARNVAAALQPIVRVTDGRLRAFEVLGRGRAEGLPDSPMGLFGLAMRLGREVELSEAFRWAGLTTAAALAPEATLFVNAHPKEMFQEAFYRSIALLRAMVPTASLVVEVHESAVTQIADVRAMADRLAGYGVQFAYDDFGAGQGRLLELAEVPPHFVKFDMGLIRGLDRASPKKQQLVAQLVNIVHDVGSTALAEGVETRDEAACCAQMHFDLIQGYWTGRPASGDDIRQYHPHYVAPGMAAVSAVLRDRRIA from the coding sequence ATGGACGGCTGGTGTCTTGAAGGCTTGACGGTGAACGGCGACAGCACGCTGCTGCCGATGCTGCGCTTTCCGTTCGTGGTCGGCCGCGATCCGTCCTGCGATCTTGCCATCGCCTCCGCCGAGACCTCGCGCCAACATGCCCGCATCGAGCAGGACATCGGCGGCCTGCTGCGGCTGACCGATCTCAACAGCGGCAACGGCACCTTCGTCAACCGTGCACCGATCCATGGCTCGGTGTTGATTCGTGATGGCGATGTACTGCATTTCGGCGTGACGGAGTACCGGTTGCGGCGAATGGACGAGCGCCTGCTCGCGCTGGCGGCGCCACCGGAGGACATGAAGACCGTCATCGTGGGGCGCAGCCCGGCGCTGAGCGAACACTTTGTGGTGGAAGAGCGCGCGTTTGACCAGATGCTGCGGGCGCGCAATGTTGCCGCCGCACTGCAGCCGATTGTGCGAGTGACCGACGGGCGACTGCGCGCCTTCGAGGTGCTTGGGCGTGGCCGGGCGGAAGGTTTGCCGGATTCGCCGATGGGCCTGTTCGGTCTCGCCATGCGCCTGGGCCGGGAAGTGGAGCTGAGCGAGGCGTTTCGCTGGGCTGGTCTTACGACGGCAGCGGCGCTGGCGCCAGAGGCGACGCTGTTTGTCAACGCCCACCCGAAGGAGATGTTCCAGGAGGCGTTCTACCGATCCATTGCCCTGCTGCGCGCGATGGTGCCGACGGCCAGTCTGGTGGTCGAAGTCCACGAAAGCGCGGTGACGCAGATTGCCGACGTGCGGGCAATGGCTGACCGCCTGGCTGGCTACGGCGTGCAGTTTGCCTACGACGACTTCGGCGCCGGGCAGGGGCGCCTGCTGGAGCTGGCCGAGGTGCCACCGCATTTCGTCAAATTCGACATGGGGCTGATTCGCGGCCTGGATCGCGCCAGCCCGAAAAAGCAGCAGCTGGTCGCGCAGCTGGTCAACATCGTGCATGACGTTGGCTCCACCGCGCTGGCCGAAGGCGTTGAAACCCGCGACGAAGCGGCTTGTTGCGCGCAGATGCATTTCGACTTGATCCAGGGTTACTGGACCGGACGCCCGGCGTCCGGCGACGACATCCGGCAATATCATCCGCACTATGTGGCGCCCGGCATGGCGGCGGTGTCCGCCGTGCTGCGCGACCGTCGCATCGCTTAG
- a CDS encoding ABC transporter permease, translating to MKPLTAVAPATRVTLGIAFFVLFVVVWAIATLGGFVSKTFLADPITMVKSGYTLVTEMGFLKDIGMTVWRVVGGFVIAALLALPLGVLMGAYKPIEAFFEPFVSFARYLPASAFIPLLILWAGIGEAQKLAVIFIGSFFQLVLMIAVVVGNTRRDLVEAAYTLGATDSSLVRRVLIPGAAPEIAEILRMVLGWAWTYVIVAELIGASSGIGHMITDSQALLATDQIIFGIIVIGLIGLISDLLFKLVNRRLFPWAALGK from the coding sequence ATGAAACCACTTACCGCCGTAGCGCCCGCCACTCGGGTCACCCTTGGCATCGCCTTCTTCGTGCTGTTCGTCGTCGTATGGGCGATCGCGACGCTGGGCGGTTTTGTGTCGAAGACCTTCCTCGCCGACCCGATCACGATGGTGAAGAGCGGCTACACGCTGGTCACCGAGATGGGATTTCTGAAAGACATCGGCATGACCGTGTGGCGCGTGGTGGGCGGGTTCGTGATCGCCGCCTTGCTGGCGCTGCCGCTTGGCGTGCTGATGGGGGCATACAAACCCATCGAGGCCTTCTTCGAGCCCTTCGTTTCGTTTGCCCGCTATCTGCCAGCCTCTGCCTTCATTCCGCTGCTGATCCTGTGGGCAGGCATTGGTGAGGCGCAAAAGCTGGCGGTGATCTTCATTGGCTCGTTCTTTCAGCTGGTGCTGATGATCGCTGTGGTCGTCGGCAACACCCGGCGTGACCTCGTGGAAGCCGCATACACATTGGGCGCGACCGATTCCAGTCTGGTGCGGCGCGTGCTCATTCCAGGTGCGGCGCCGGAGATCGCCGAAATCCTGCGCATGGTGCTGGGTTGGGCGTGGACTTATGTGATCGTTGCCGAGCTGATCGGCGCATCAAGCGGCATTGGCCACATGATCACTGACAGTCAGGCGCTGCTGGCCACCGACCAGATCATCTTCGGCATCATCGTGATCGGCTTGATCGGCCTGATCAGTGACTTGCTGTTCAAGCTGGTCAACCGCAGGCTTTTCCCCTGGGCGGCGCTGGGAAAGTAG
- a CDS encoding DUF4150 domain-containing protein — MANEAATARDKQFVLVCLLPDICFTPKKPGYPIPYPITHTMDQSDHCSPNVYFRGKAAFLHNESFVDNVKGDEPGKGKGVVSQTHMKISHSIRHSRDVYVNGKAIVRTADQVWMNWKKP, encoded by the coding sequence ATGGCTAACGAAGCGGCGACCGCCAGGGACAAGCAGTTCGTGCTGGTCTGTCTGCTGCCCGACATCTGCTTCACGCCGAAGAAGCCGGGCTACCCGATTCCCTACCCGATCACGCACACGATGGACCAGAGCGATCACTGCTCGCCGAATGTGTACTTTCGCGGCAAGGCGGCGTTCTTGCACAACGAGAGCTTCGTCGACAACGTGAAGGGCGACGAGCCGGGCAAGGGCAAGGGCGTCGTGAGCCAGACCCACATGAAGATCAGCCACTCGATCCGCCACAGCCGCGACGTCTACGTCAACGGCAAGGCGATCGTGCGCACCGCCGATCAGGTGTGGATGAACTGGAAGAAGCCCTGA
- a CDS encoding ABC transporter substrate-binding protein — MKKTLIALGLAALAAAPAVAQETKVAIGISGWTGFAPLTLAKEAGLFKKHGLDVTIKKIPQKDRHLAIASGDVQCAATTVETWVGWNAAGVATTQIFQLDKSYGADGMVVKPGIAKIADLKGKTVAASAPGTSPYFALAWMLKKNGLSVKDVKIVNLEPQAAANAILAGNADVDAAMTYEPYLSGVRNAPDKGKIIATTLDYPMVMDTFGCTPKFLTDNPKAAQALANGYFDALAMIKSEPKKSFEIMGADVKQSGDAFEKSQSFLRWQDKAANQKFFAGEHAQFTKEAADLLLEVGIIKAIPDLSKLADTRFIK; from the coding sequence GTGAAAAAAACTCTTATTGCCCTTGGTCTTGCCGCATTGGCTGCAGCACCAGCGGTCGCGCAGGAAACCAAGGTTGCCATCGGCATCTCCGGCTGGACCGGCTTTGCGCCGCTGACGCTGGCAAAAGAAGCTGGCCTGTTCAAGAAGCACGGTCTCGATGTCACCATAAAAAAGATTCCGCAGAAGGACCGCCACCTGGCCATTGCGTCCGGTGACGTGCAATGCGCGGCGACCACGGTGGAGACATGGGTTGGCTGGAACGCTGCAGGCGTTGCCACCACGCAAATTTTCCAGCTCGACAAGAGCTATGGCGCCGATGGCATGGTGGTTAAACCCGGCATTGCAAAGATTGCTGACCTCAAGGGCAAAACAGTGGCTGCCAGCGCACCCGGCACCTCGCCTTACTTCGCGCTGGCGTGGATGCTCAAGAAAAACGGCCTCTCCGTGAAGGACGTGAAGATCGTCAACCTCGAGCCGCAGGCCGCTGCCAACGCGATCCTCGCCGGCAACGCCGACGTTGACGCCGCAATGACCTACGAGCCCTATCTCTCCGGCGTGCGCAACGCACCCGACAAGGGCAAGATCATCGCCACCACGCTTGACTATCCAATGGTGATGGATACCTTTGGCTGCACGCCGAAGTTCCTGACCGACAATCCGAAGGCTGCGCAGGCGCTGGCGAATGGATACTTCGACGCGCTGGCCATGATCAAGTCCGAGCCGAAGAAGAGCTTCGAAATCATGGGTGCCGATGTCAAACAGTCTGGCGACGCTTTTGAGAAGAGCCAGTCGTTCCTGCGCTGGCAGGACAAGGCGGCCAACCAGAAATTCTTCGCTGGTGAACACGCGCAGTTCACCAAAGAAGCGGCTGATCTGCTGCTCGAAGTGGGCATCATCAAGGCCATCCCGGATCTGTCTAAGCTGGCCGATACGCGCTTCATCAAATAA